Proteins from a single region of Salipiger sp. H15:
- the rsmD gene encoding 16S rRNA (guanine(966)-N(2))-methyltransferase RsmD, protein MRIIAGDWRGRALSAVGKGDPGAHLRPTTDRVRESLFNMLGGGRFGEPFEGATVLDLFAGTGALGLEALSRGAVSATFVDDGRVAQKLIRQNIRLLGCEDRARLLSCNATRLPAAEAQATLVFLDPPYGQSLGGRALEAARAQGWLAPGALIVWEESGPQAAPEGFAPLDSRRYGDTTVTLLEAP, encoded by the coding sequence ATGAGGATCATCGCCGGAGACTGGCGCGGCCGGGCGCTGAGCGCCGTCGGCAAGGGCGATCCGGGCGCGCATCTGCGCCCGACCACCGACCGGGTGCGCGAGAGCCTCTTCAACATGCTGGGCGGCGGGCGCTTCGGCGAGCCCTTCGAGGGGGCGACGGTGCTCGACCTCTTCGCCGGCACCGGCGCGCTGGGGCTCGAGGCGCTGTCGCGCGGCGCGGTCTCGGCCACCTTCGTCGACGACGGGCGCGTGGCGCAGAAGCTGATCCGGCAGAACATCCGCCTGCTCGGCTGCGAGGACCGGGCGCGGCTCCTTTCCTGCAATGCCACCCGCCTGCCCGCCGCCGAGGCGCAGGCGACGCTGGTCTTCCTCGATCCGCCCTACGGCCAGTCGCTCGGCGGCCGGGCGCTCGAGGCGGCACGGGCGCAGGGCTGGCTCGCCCCGGGCGCGCTGATCGTCTGGGAAGAGAGCGGCCCGCAGGCGGCGCCCGAGGGGTTCGCCCCGCTCGACAGCCGCCGCTACGGCGACACGACGGTGACGCTGCTCGAGGCGCCCTGA